The sequence below is a genomic window from bacterium.
TTCTTTTTTCATCAGACGCAGGGCGTCCACCAGCCGATCGAGCCCCTTAATGGGGTCCACGCGGCCGACGCTCAGAATAAGCGGGGTCTCCGCGTCCAAGCCCAGCTGCGCGCGGGCGCTCTCCCGGGGCAGCGGGGAGAAGCGCCCGGTGTCCACCCCGCAGGGGACGAAATGAACCCGCTCGGGGCTAGCCCCGAATTCGCGGGTGAGAAGCTCGGCCTCATCCAGCGAGGAGACGAGCAGGGCGTCGCTCTGCCGTGCCAGCCGGGCCTCGGCCTCGCGGCGCGCTTCGGGTTCTTTTTGATCGAGGCGGAGCACACGGTCCTTCAGGGCGGCGAGGGTGTGAAAGCGAAGGAAGAGGGGGATGCTCCACTCCCGCGCAATTTTCGCTCCCGCCAGGCCCGAAAGCCAGTAGTGAGCCGAGAGGAGGTCATAGTGCGCGCGCTCCTGCGCCGAGAACGCCATGATGCCCGCCGTGAATTCTTCAACGATGGGAAGGAGGTCGTTTTTGTCCAGCGGCCGGGGCTCTCCCGCCGGTATACGGATGAGGCGCGCGCCGGGAGCGATCGGGACGACGCGGGGAGCGCCGTCGCTCTCCAGCCGGGTGAACACATCCGCCCGCACCCCATGGGCGGGCAGCGCCCGCGCCAGTTCGCGGATGTAGACGTTCATCCCTCCGGTGACATCGCCGCCCAGATCGTCCAGGGGATCGGTGTGCATCGAAATCTGGGCGATGTGGAGCGGGGGGGAGAGCGTCATTTCGCGGACCGTTCCATCTCGATGCGGTAGATGGGGTCATCCTTCGCGCCGAACTGATACTTGTACGCCTCATCTCCGCTGAGAAAATCGAAAGAGGTGCGCCCGGCCTGGATGGCTTCCTCGATATTGTGGGCGAGAAGGACGACACCCGCGCTCAATTCGCGCTCTTCGGGGTCAAACCCCGAATTGTAGAGATAAATCCGGTCGCGGAAATCGAAAGCGAAGTTGGCGGAGACCGCATAGCCGTCCACCCGCATGAGGCTCAAATCGAGCCAACCGAGGCGGAGCATTTTAGTGGCCATCTCCCGGAAGAACGCGCCGCGCGATTCGTTCCAGAAGTCGGCCTTGTCGGGCTGGCTCAGCGCGTGGAGCCGAATGAAATCCTCCATGTCCTGCCCGAGCTGCTGTTCGTTGAGGGTGTGGGAGAATTCGAGCCCGGCCTGCATGTGGGCCTTCCGGATTTTCCGGCGGAGTTCGCGCTCATCGCGGCTCGAGAGGATCCCGGTGTAGCCGTCCCAGGAGTCGGGAAGGGCGATGACCGGGCAGACTTCTTCCTGGACGATGCGGGAGCGGCCGGCGGCGGGCCCCGCCTCGCTGGCGAACCATTTCCGCGTGGGCGAGTTTTCGGGAACGCTGTGGAGGACGATTTTTTGCCAAACCGGCCCTTCGGGCCCCTCGAAATGCGCCAGAAGGGCGCTCCAGGCGAGATCGCAGTCCGCCTCGCTTCCCGCGATGATGTCGAGGTAATCCGTAAGATCCAGCCCGCCCGTGAACCGGAGGACGCCGTCATCGCGCACCATCATGGGAGCAATCGCCATCAGCGCCCCCCCGGGCCGGCGCAGGGCGCACAGATACAGCCGGCCCGAGCCGAGATGCTTCCACCAGCATTCATGCCAGGCCGGGTCGTAGAAGGGATGGGCGTAGGGAGAGGCTTCCAGCAGGGCGCGCCACTCGGGCGCCAGCCGGGAGAAGCCCTCCGGCGTCTCGTGCACCTCCACCTCGGCCGCCGGATGCGGCGGGGAGGACGGTCCGGGGGATGTGGAACAGGGTGCCGGCATATCGCTCCTCTGGCGGCGGAGAGCCGCCCCAAAAGGTTTTAGATAGTATGGACGGAATCTTCCGCCGTCAACGCGCGGGCCGCTACCGGGGCCGGATGAAGACGGCGGGCGGATGGCCGCTCGCGGGTGGGGGAAGATCGCGGAAGGGAAACCCGAACCATCTGCGGTGAAATAGGGTCTGAAAGTGGGAAAAACCCGCCTTGGCGACCCCTCTTCGTGACGCCGTGTTCCCGGCTTCGACGAAGATGGTGGACCGCACGAGCCCGAGGTCGCGCCCGTACTCGAGCGCCCGCCGCAGGACGGCGGGGTAGAGGCTCTTTCCCCGCCAGGGCCCGAGCGTGTAGGCGTCGTAGAGATAGATTTCCGAGGCGGCGGGCTGAACGGAGAGGCCGATCTCCTCGACGCCCACGGCCCTTCGCGCCCCCCAGATGTAGCTGACGGTGCAGCCCTTGTGCAGGGCGATGAAGCACTTCTCCCCGCGGTCGAACCGCATGTTGGTCAGGCGCTCCCCCTGCACGG
It includes:
- a CDS encoding glycosyltransferase, whose amino-acid sequence is MTLSPPLHIAQISMHTDPLDDLGGDVTGGMNVYIRELARALPAHGVRADVFTRLESDGAPRVVPIAPGARLIRIPAGEPRPLDKNDLLPIVEEFTAGIMAFSAQERAHYDLLSAHYWLSGLAGAKIAREWSIPLFLRFHTLAALKDRVLRLDQKEPEARREAEARLARQSDALLVSSLDEAELLTREFGASPERVHFVPCGVDTGRFSPLPRESARAQLGLDAETPLILSVGRVDPIKGLDRLVDALRLMKKE
- a CDS encoding GNAT family N-acetyltransferase codes for the protein MPAPCSTSPGPSSPPHPAAEVEVHETPEGFSRLAPEWRALLEASPYAHPFYDPAWHECWWKHLGSGRLYLCALRRPGGALMAIAPMMVRDDGVLRFTGGLDLTDYLDIIAGSEADCDLAWSALLAHFEGPEGPVWQKIVLHSVPENSPTRKWFASEAGPAAGRSRIVQEEVCPVIALPDSWDGYTGILSSRDERELRRKIRKAHMQAGLEFSHTLNEQQLGQDMEDFIRLHALSQPDKADFWNESRGAFFREMATKMLRLGWLDLSLMRVDGYAVSANFAFDFRDRIYLYNSGFDPEERELSAGVVLLAHNIEEAIQAGRTSFDFLSGDEAYKYQFGAKDDPIYRIEMERSAK
- a CDS encoding GNAT family protein; amino-acid sequence: MSTLSSLFFQKVELYLYDFMYPGDIPPCEARIETEHLILDKDTPDRDLIAAVQGERLTNMRFDRGEKCFIALHKGCTVSYIWGARRAVGVEEIGLSVQPAASEIYLYDAYTLGPWRGKSLYPAVLRRALEYGRDLGLVRSTIFVEAGNTASRRGVAKAGFSHFQTLFHRRWFGFPFRDLPPPASGHPPAVFIRPR